A single Callithrix jacchus isolate 240 chromosome 4, calJac240_pri, whole genome shotgun sequence DNA region contains:
- the RHAG gene encoding ammonium transporter Rh type A, with protein sequence MRFKFPLIAIGLEIFMIVLFGLFVQYETDQHTQQRNITKPTDLATFLELYPLFQDVHVMIFVGFGFLMTFLKKYGFSSVGINLLIAALGLQWGTIAQGILHSHGQKINIGIKNMINADFSTATVLISFGAVLGKTSPIQMLIMTIIEIAFFAGNEYLVGEIFKASDIGASMTIHAFGAYFGLAVAGILYRPGLRRGHENEESVYHSDLFAMIGTLFLWMFWPSFNSAIAEPGDKQYRAIVNTYFSLAACVLTAYAFSSLVEPRGKLDMVHIQNATLAGGVAVGTCADMTIHPFGSMIIGSIAGIVSVFGYKFLSPLFTTKLRIHDTCGVHNLHGLPGVTGGLAGIVAVAMGASNTSTMVMQAAALGSSIGTAVVGGLITGLILKLPFLGQPSDQNCYDDSVYWEVPRLREHDNHFHGHGDHSQLEPEV encoded by the exons ATGAGGTTCAAATTCCCTCTCATAGCCATAGGCCTGGAAATTTTCATGATTGttttatttggattatttgtTCAATATGAAACGGACCAGCATACTCAGCAGCGCAACATCACCAAGCCAACAGACTTGGCCACATTCCTTGAGTTATATCCTC tgTTCCAAGATGTACATGTTATGATATTTGTTGGGTTTGGCTTCCTCATGACCTTCCTGAAGAAATATGGCTTCAGCAGTGTGGGTATCAACCTACTCATTGCTGCTTTGGGCCTCCAATGGGGCACTATTGCACAGGGGATTCTGCACAGCcatggacagaaaattaacattggAATCAAAAA CATGATAAATGCAGACTTTAGTACAGCCACAGTTCTGATATCTTTTGGAGCTGTCCTGGGAAAAACAAGTCCCATCCAAATGCTGATCATGACAATTATAGAAATTGCTTTCTTTGCTGGCAATGAATATCTGGTTGGTGAAATATTTAAG GCCTCTGATATTGGAGCATCAATGACCATCCATGCCTTTGGGGCCTACTTCGGCTTGGCTGTAGCAGGCATCTTGTATCGACCTGGACTGAGAAGGGGACATGAAAATGAAGAGTCTGTGTACCACTCAGACTTGTTTGCAATGATTG GGACTCTCTTTCTATGGATGTTTTGGCCCAGCTTTAACTCAGCCATTGCTGAACCTGGAGACAAACAGTACAGGGCCATTGTAAACACAtacttctctcttgctgcctgtGTCCTCACAGCCTATGCCTTCTCCAGTCTAGTGGAGCCCCGAGGCAAGCTTGACATG GTTCACATTCAGAATGCCACTCTTGCTGGAGGAGTTGCTGTGGGCACTTGTGCAGATATGACAATTCACCCATTTGGTTCTATGATCATTGGGAGCATTGCAGGAATAGTCTCTGTCTTCGGATACAAGTTCCTATCT CCACTTTTTACTACTAAACTGAGGATTCATGATACATGTGGGGTCCATAACCTCCACGGCTTACCTGGAGTAACGGGAGGCCTTGCAGGCATTGTGGCGGTAGCAATGGGTGCATCCAACAC GTCTACTATGGTCATGCAGGCGGCTGCACTGGGTTCTTCTATCGGAACAGCAGTTGTTGGAGGTCTAATTACAG GTTTAATCCTAAAGTTGCCTTTCTTGGGACAACCATCTGACCAGAACTGCTATGATGATTCTGTTTATTGGGAG GTCCCTAGGTTGAGAGAACATGACAATCACTTCCATGGACATGGTGACCACAGCCAGCTGGAACCTGAAGTCTAA